A single region of the Pseudomonas granadensis genome encodes:
- a CDS encoding DedA family protein yields MLQQFLHDFGYFALFLGTFFEGETILVLAGFLAFRGYMDINLVVVVAFCGSYAGDQLWYFLGRKHGRKLLARKPRWQLMGDRALEHIRKHPDIWVLSFRFVYGLRTVMPVAIGLSGYPPGRYLLLNGIGAAIWATALAAAAYHFGAVLEGMLGSIKKYELWVLGALLILGLGLWLRRRFKNARLARQIYQDEQLAKAAEAEQLRNAEASGPAEPKTPTE; encoded by the coding sequence ATGCTCCAACAATTTCTGCACGACTTTGGCTACTTTGCCTTGTTTCTCGGCACGTTTTTCGAAGGCGAAACCATCCTGGTGCTCGCAGGCTTCCTCGCGTTCCGCGGATACATGGACATCAACCTGGTGGTGGTCGTGGCCTTTTGCGGCAGTTATGCCGGCGATCAGCTGTGGTACTTCCTCGGTCGCAAGCACGGGCGCAAATTGCTCGCGCGCAAACCACGCTGGCAGCTGATGGGCGACCGTGCGCTGGAGCATATCCGCAAGCATCCGGATATCTGGGTCCTGAGTTTCCGCTTTGTCTATGGCCTGCGCACGGTGATGCCGGTGGCGATCGGTCTGTCAGGTTATCCGCCGGGACGTTACCTGCTGCTCAACGGCATTGGCGCCGCGATCTGGGCCACGGCACTGGCAGCGGCCGCGTATCACTTCGGTGCAGTGCTCGAAGGCATGCTCGGCAGTATCAAGAAGTACGAGCTGTGGGTGCTCGGCGCCCTGCTGATCCTCGGCCTCGGGCTGTGGCTGCGCCGGCGCTTCAAGAACGCGCGCCTGGCCAGGCAGATTTATCAGGACGAGCAACTGGCCAAAGCCGCCGAGGCCGAACAGTTGCGCAACGCCGAAGCCTCCGGCCCCGCCGAACCCAAGACCCCGACCGAGTAA
- the elbB gene encoding isoprenoid biosynthesis glyoxalase ElbB — MSKKVAVILSGSGVYDGAEIQESVITLLRLDQRGAQVQCFAPNIAQLHVINHLTGEEMPESRNVLVESARIARGNVKDIRDADVEEFDALIVPGGFGAAKNLSNFAIEGAGCSVQPEVLALAEAFAEAGKPVGLICISPALAAKIYGPGVTCTIGNDADTAAAMSKMGATHEECAVTEIVEDKARKLVTTPAYMLAQTISEAASGINKLVDRVLELTHENDA, encoded by the coding sequence ATGAGCAAAAAAGTTGCAGTGATCCTGTCCGGCAGTGGCGTGTATGACGGCGCCGAGATCCAGGAAAGCGTGATTACCCTGCTGCGCCTCGATCAGCGCGGCGCGCAGGTGCAGTGCTTCGCGCCGAACATCGCGCAATTGCATGTGATCAATCACCTCACCGGCGAGGAAATGCCCGAGTCGCGCAATGTGCTGGTGGAATCGGCGCGCATTGCCCGTGGCAACGTCAAGGACATCCGCGACGCCGACGTCGAGGAGTTCGACGCGCTGATCGTGCCGGGCGGTTTCGGTGCGGCGAAAAATCTCTCGAATTTCGCCATCGAAGGCGCTGGTTGCAGCGTACAGCCTGAAGTACTGGCGCTGGCCGAGGCGTTTGCCGAAGCGGGCAAACCGGTCGGCCTGATCTGCATTTCCCCGGCGCTGGCAGCAAAAATCTACGGCCCCGGCGTGACCTGCACCATCGGCAACGATGCCGACACCGCCGCGGCCATGAGCAAAATGGGCGCGACCCACGAAGAGTGCGCGGTGACCGAGATCGTCGAAGACAAGGCGCGCAAACTCGTCACCACCCCAGCCTACATGCTGGCGCAGACCATCAGTGAAGCGGCGTCGGGCATCAACAAACTGGTCGACCGCGTGCTCGAGCTGACCCACGAGAACGACGCCTGA
- the hemB gene encoding porphobilinogen synthase — MSFTPANRLFPATRLRRNRRDDFSRRLVRENVLTVDDLILPVFVLDGENRREAVTSMPGVERLTIDLLLEEAAKWVKLGIPALALFPVTPPELKSLDAAEAWNPQGIAQRATRALRQRFPELGVITDVALDPFTTHGQDGILDEDGYVQNDITVDALVRQALSHAEAGAQVVAPSDMMDGRIQAIREALEIAGHVNVRIMAYSAKYASAYYGPFRDAVGSASNLGKANKASYQMDPANSDEALHEVGADLAEGADMVMVKPGMPYLDILFRVKDAFKVPTFVYQVSGEYAMHMAAIQNGWLSEAVILESLTAFKRAGADGILTYFAVRAAQLLREQK, encoded by the coding sequence GTGAGCTTTACCCCCGCCAATCGCCTGTTCCCTGCTACCCGTCTGCGTCGCAACCGCCGTGATGATTTTTCGCGTCGGCTGGTGCGGGAAAATGTACTGACAGTCGATGACCTGATCCTGCCGGTGTTCGTGCTCGACGGCGAAAACCGCCGCGAAGCCGTAACGTCGATGCCGGGCGTGGAGCGGCTGACGATCGACTTGCTGCTCGAAGAAGCGGCCAAGTGGGTTAAGCTGGGGATTCCGGCACTGGCGCTGTTCCCGGTCACCCCGCCGGAACTGAAATCCCTCGACGCTGCCGAAGCGTGGAACCCGCAAGGCATTGCCCAACGCGCGACCCGCGCTCTGCGTCAGCGTTTTCCGGAGCTGGGCGTCATCACCGATGTGGCGCTGGATCCGTTCACCACTCACGGCCAGGACGGCATCCTCGACGAAGACGGCTACGTGCAGAACGACATCACCGTCGATGCACTGGTCCGCCAGGCGCTGTCCCATGCCGAAGCCGGTGCGCAAGTGGTGGCGCCGTCGGACATGATGGACGGGCGCATTCAGGCCATTCGTGAAGCGCTGGAAATCGCCGGCCACGTCAACGTGCGGATCATGGCCTATTCGGCCAAGTACGCCAGCGCCTACTACGGCCCGTTCCGCGATGCGGTCGGGTCGGCCAGCAACCTCGGCAAAGCCAACAAGGCGTCCTACCAGATGGACCCGGCCAACAGCGACGAAGCGCTGCACGAAGTCGGTGCGGACCTGGCCGAAGGCGCGGACATGGTCATGGTCAAGCCGGGCATGCCGTACCTGGACATTCTTTTTCGGGTCAAAGATGCCTTCAAGGTGCCGACCTTCGTCTATCAGGTCAGTGGCGAGTACGCCATGCACATGGCCGCCATTCAGAATGGCTGGTTGAGCGAAGCGGTGATTCTTGAATCACTGACCGCCTTTAAACGTGCCGGCGCAGATGGCATCCTGACTTACTTTGCCGTTCGTGCCGCTCAATTGTTACGAGAGCAAAAATAG
- a CDS encoding YaiI/YqxD family protein yields the protein MRVWIDADACPRAAKDLVVKFALKRQFEVVLVAGQPQTKPGLAIVKLIVVPSGPDAADDYLVEHAVPGELVICSDIPLADRLVKKGVAALDPRGKEFDAQNMGERLAVRNLFTDLREQGQVSGGPAPFGEREKQAFANALDRILTRLTRAAG from the coding sequence ATGCGTGTCTGGATCGATGCCGACGCCTGCCCGCGGGCGGCGAAGGATCTGGTGGTGAAGTTCGCCCTCAAGCGCCAGTTCGAGGTGGTGCTGGTGGCTGGGCAACCGCAGACAAAGCCGGGGCTGGCGATCGTCAAACTGATCGTGGTGCCGAGCGGGCCGGATGCGGCGGATGATTATCTGGTCGAGCACGCGGTGCCCGGTGAGCTGGTGATCTGCAGCGATATCCCGCTGGCCGACCGCTTGGTGAAGAAAGGCGTGGCGGCGCTGGATCCGCGCGGCAAGGAGTTCGATGCGCAGAACATGGGCGAGCGCCTGGCGGTGCGCAACCTGTTTACCGATTTGCGTGAGCAGGGGCAGGTCAGTGGCGGCCCGGCGCCGTTCGGCGAGCGGGAGAAGCAGGCGTTTGCCAATGCGCTGGACCGGATTCTCACACGACTGACCCGCGCCGCCGGTTGA